A genomic segment from Brienomyrus brachyistius isolate T26 chromosome 9, BBRACH_0.4, whole genome shotgun sequence encodes:
- the kmt2bb gene encoding histone-lysine N-methyltransferase 2A isoform X1, producing the protein MMAAAGCGSATASAVGGPSGMAAARGRFPGRPWSSRSRLRSERRSQLGRLKIDTGETGIGGPRPASSGLAANDDPSHLRLLGIEAKHKRLGEAGYSSSGSEEGDDFPGFEAKKAGYRTALRFGQRSCKSKPVRIQFSKQMQDKPPPVLVAAETNAKSPASAKVSKVNQARRPRTENTKSRRSGCRNSSYNSPSKIIKKGLKSQNTAKPKITVKLVTKRTAKKEVVRKKAVKKLKVAGFKFLAKTRQVQGAQLSSAHVKLKSGRETCESENPEEPSDTGQSLAIARLRRRLLGKTMESNDGEPGAKCEIDNQKMEDTNSLPRLGLLSENSSESIPDRKRSRGNASVSKVRSEVCRVGKVPRKKQAPLLGDDGDPIVKSENDNQEESVTRELSEVSSPGADKPVGTESKGVASEEQRAVFKASDIKLSLATELETPSTEPGENLLYEKQGEDMRVPGLKLTRVRNPKAMVGDSGRSRGGRGSKGSSRKKQSKFVWTLTVVKGKSKDANMEESVDFGKKVGVTKVMPDVIQAASTDSWVTQSQDKEDNQDAKVDTASVTQPEERQEKSFDSETPNALLEVEKVEVVQAHLEEGTQIDDIVISQKAVPPLQLKLVSSPGKQNMQPSLFIRRINPDPPEKVFTAGNITETPQEPLTLEVIAPPISKRKTRLPLASSRKKRGHKPWTTHKRKSKQNNGAEIQSVLPAAQNEVQTEELILAAIVEPKSVPSEMGIENTECSSSSRKDSEPTNAFESSSSEPQTIPDSQAESKGELEQKPTEGEVLVLDPPISEKSHSRFIRHPLKRGKKKRRSLIGPRLKRGGLPKLPKEEEVELDNNCSPVATSTPSRPKLVGVLKTKYRKKPVSSSSLPFHGMKRSRTKSTILSKKVELGLTKQLFSQEDTDGVQAEPHLVSRNIKQGKSKFLKNIRHFIMPVVSARSSRVIKTPKRFMDDAGMSVLPRRASPKKGYHFNLHHRSYKKKDGPVEDHQFPEHSGQDDDLPTGRLSDVDLSVSPEPDQNLTPATESHLLESLSGKRKSLLREPSFKWRVLGSSGGEVYTLAKHNEQVSKGEKSSDFLSSVSASSALKKAKKLNKKTPHFEMYQKLKKLNAGTRKKRRKRISDLVKPALKSSSETVSRTQDTMAKSSKPCSLLSNLEKGKLKIEDLDSPGVVRKVSVCVRTLTSEMLKSHIERAANKRNKSDRPTDPGEESKTERDLDSTGPMDVPKVSSTGESIDPEGHKQDSKEELDHSAESDRVVLEEKGTSHRIRLTGANKRMFHLLKRAKVQLIKIDQQKQLKSSQLLSGSQNMGSRDPSMVVVKRRRRKLKERLERGTQNGIPQQRVGGPRIKHVCRDAAVVLGQPRAMVPDDVPRLSALPLHERETIPSSPAAQGVSPSEPESPTLQDQKTPKGRKSCGGRFRGDFGGFGLRSRRCGKCKGCLHEEDCGKCMNCLDKPKFGGPNTKRQCCVYKRCDWIEEKKALRLGGKLYKGHGKRRRSSASVCHSSNEEGDAGDGGRASPTGLPDGQSPSLRKQPRRCVKQRSYCDLLDYDSDLDLMGSTNSASPRRRSTGPRSQDFGSMDGLPGDTSEDGMRGRRSGQHRGPLGRRKVEKSPLEQTPPSVLAALANGFAQREKEPSQPSHKIRVDFKEDCSLQNVWKLGGLSILTSVPVVPPHVCLLCASKGQHEMVYCQVCCEPFHAFCLEPWERPLEENKENWCCRRCRFCHVCGRKGKHSKPLLECERCQNCYHPPCLGPNYPKPNKKSCKKSWVCMTCIRCKSCGVTPGKSWDTEWNHDKGLCPDCTKLYDQGNYCPICNKCYEDNDYDSQMMQCASCNHWVHAKCEELSDDLYEILSSLPESVVYSCQPCSHSQPSNWRELLHMELKAGVEKVLACLLTSSLTQHLVSCSECTVLTDSECWREEQPACDLRAIGRKFDKGLYTTLKLFHEDVALVIQKKLAEEAEALPEEQRPSALARSYYLKLLEEVFSWFNGQDSKVWNPCSKEFPAGMLSNAVLPPSTEHVYAQWREREEQKAMVLSCTQNVDDGDLEDNTEERTHFSTPVTSKPVTSYFRNMRNHRLKLKGKKGRPSKADLDTGWSKEDERQCSLCQKYGDAKSNEAGRLLYLGQNEWAHVNCSMWSAEVFEEDNGSLMHVHSAVTRGRLMRCERCNQTGATVGCCLTSCQSNYHFMCARTRNCVFQDDKKVFCYKHRDLITGKIITGQGFEVHRRVYVDFEGISLRRKFLTGLEPELINILIGSLQIEKLGVLTELSACQGKLFPVGYQCSRWFWSTVDPRRRCRYTCRIKEVRPPIQEKPIEETPDQGENHTIAHSPCSQTETKSMDPQKCPNHSPTEEPSFPPPLTKADPGARPKVPGYPQTRKPAGGMSRPLPSPGATLSKSHHILTISDLDETCRPRRHSPSSNATGSRSRISSPPLGTSSGAIALREAGSMHPKNSPTTSPDFSVGATENQLPCPSTRVGGRSTPLAHGTRMVAPHSTSGLFPQTQWQDGVSSPALNMPGSLSSSQNVQPSPRQRLSCDLKRTDSAERPHDFTVSSEPQNIVSANVLPGKGTSLVSNQSFSYGPFEAESDVGVTTDLEFEETLLNEGVAMNCGAQIVVCGDGEENPDEFRDGEVDIAKRTSHGRASAESNLPSREDWGNTSSDDDMENYYNFSRTVVTHTVHKEVSQAPTSSSSGAISQLDGVDDGSESDASMVTSDGTQNLKSSTQTQIQNPNQLLHSLHQEDRQTNGLCNLTVASTYPGCGTSAKASTSSSLEVPYGYTRCGSPKAEDSSKQEGAITEHTLLHYTAADSLAPHKAFIQTNEVRKCPTIDLPFGPQQSISIIPAKNYDMTGAELSNSLLVQRESDSELSLVQERRDLPLPDICMTNLVTVQDSVDTESNKDRQGVFLDPSSGHFVSAEDGSAVDLNPLTEGIDKKGSLEGTDNGSLSTMVRPLQCTPVLQRVVPDSSQASPGPLRHPISVQLPMPPFRPAPLAHIRATVEPLHSTRVTVLPSVENFRTSLSPTEPCRPVPVTVTYVSSGFPTQNETVVSLTPSSGLPLGSYNSLPVPIYPAHTLPTGGTAVSSHTITKTEGLSFQLRDAPQCQPVRPTSHPAPISTPTPILINGCSSTPFQKDAFAGRTISINFSTPRPALEPQQQILHQSLPGHAILTVREVGGPNVDSTPHVLLVNRLGQIFVKNPENNTFQLPNPSSPSYACVNQIASLLQSNALSATLAAAGNMSGVAGPTVQTQAPKMVTPVTSLSVMHPGASVHPVAHSGNGMVAAPEAFLGRKSKVTMDNTAPGMKKSKSRKATPNPKRNKLNMATVLSPELSTVQEKPSLNAQAIINKAMASCYSPTGASILSPSHLRTLNRVPAPNSVVLPPDLLIEPEPAATPISTNSRPRSQVRIKRVSSLSDRIIAKKSKVDVMELEPSTTLEEQRKTSSSVARSGGVRIKTPTVKGVLDLDDLKDERQGSFENPRPGPWDRLSSASKGGDVSSSKPLMWDSAGRYALTDWNKHSGVMSSSDDEMPPPELDECPVNKDQPHLRFEITSEDGFSVEADSIEVAWKAVIDGVQEARAGARLRQLSFVGMGGARMLGVLHDAAVFLVEQLQGAKRCQRHTFRFHKQDTQEEELPVNPTGCSRSEVYLRKSTFDMFNFLASQHRQLPDNGPYDDDEEEVPLKSTRRATSMELPMAMRFRHLERTSKEAVGVYRSAIHGRGLFCKRNIDAGEMVIEYSGIVIRSVLTDKREKYYDGKGIGCYMFRIDDFDVVDATMHGNAARFINHSCEPNCFSRVINVEGQKHIVIFALRKIYRGEELTYDYKFPIEDASSKLNCNCGARRCRRFLN; encoded by the exons GGAGATGATTTCCCTGGTTTTGAAGCGAAAAAAGCAGGCTACAGGACCGCACTTCGTTTTGGACAACGTTCCTGCAAAA GCAAACCTGTCCGCATTCAATTTTCAAAGCAGATGCAAGACAAGCCCCCTCCAGTTTTGGTTGCAGCAGAAACTAATGCTAAGTCCCCAGCTTCGGCAAAAGTTTCAAAAGTTAATCAGGCACGCAGACCAAGAACTGAAAATACGAAGTCACGGAGAAGTGGTTGCAGGAATTCATCGTACAACAGCCCatctaaaataattaaaaaaggaTTGAAGTCTCAAAACACCGCAAAACCCAAGATCACAGTGAAGCTGGTTACTAAAAGGACAGCTAAAAAAGAAGTAGTTCGTAAAAAAGCTGTGAAAAAGCTCAAAGTAGCTGGGTTCAAGTTTTTAGCAAAAACTAGGCAAGTCCAAGGCGCTCAACTTTCAAGTGCTCATGTTAAGTTAAAGAGTGGGAGAGAAACCTGTGAGTCAGAAAACCCAGAAGAACCAAGTGATACTGGGCAAAGTCTCGCAATTGCAAGACTGCGGCGCCGACTGTTAGGTAAAacaatggaatcaaatgatGGTGAACCTGGAGCCAAATGTGAGATTGATAACCAGAAAATGGAGGACACAAACTCTCTGCCAAGGCTTGGTTTACTTTCGGAAAACAGTTCTGAATCTATACCTGATCGAAAAAGAAGTAGGGGAAATGCTTCAGTTTCAAAAGTGAGAAGTGAAGTCTGCAGAGTAGGAAAGGTACCACGTAAAAAGCAGGCTCCGTTATTAGGTGACGATGGAGACCCTATTGTTAAATCGGAAAACGACAACCAGGAAGAAAGTGTGACCAGAGAATTGTCAGAGGTTTCAAGCCCAGGAGCTGACAAACCAGTGGGCACAGAGAGCAAAGGAGTTGCGAGTGAAGAGCAGAGGGCTGTATTCAAAGCTTCAGATATTAAACTTTCTTTGGCTACGGAGTTGGAAACACCATCTACAGAACCTGGCGAGAACTTATTGTATGAAAAACAAGGTGAAGATATGCGGGTTCCTGGTTTGAAATTGACAAGGGTGAGGAATCCTAAGGCTATGGTAGGTGATTCAGGCCGGTCTCGTGGAGGCAGGGGTAGCAAAGGCTCTTCTAGGAAGAAACAGAGTAAATTTGTTTGGACGCTGACTGTCGTGAAAGGCAAAAGCAAAGATGCAAATATGGAAGAGTCTGTAGATTTTGGAAAGAAAGTAGGAGTGACAAAAGTAATGCCAGATGTTATCCAAGCTGCATCTACAGACTCTTGGGTGACTCAGAGCCAGGACAAGGAGGATAACCAGGACGCCAAAGTTGATACTGCCTCTGTAACTCAGCCTGAAGAGAGGCAGGAGAAGTCTTTTGATAGTGAAACACCCAATGCGTTACTCGAAGTTGAAAAGGTAGAGGTAGTTCAAGCACATCTGGAGGAGGGAACACAAATAGATGATATTGTGATATCGCAAAAAGCAGTTCCACCACTTCAGCTGAAATTGGTTtcctctccaggaaaacaaaacatGCAGCCATCTCTCTTTATCAGGAGAATCAATCCTGATCCTCCTGAAAAAGTGTTCACTGCAGGTAATATCACTGAAACTCCACAAGAACCTTTGACTTTGGAGGTGATTGCTCCCCCAATCTCTAAGCGAAAGACTAGATTACCCCTAGCCTCATCACGTAAAAAGCGTGGCCACAAACCGTGGACAACCCATAAACGTAAGAGTAAGCAAAACAATGGTGCTGAAATCCAATCAGTCTTGCCTGCTGCCCAAAATGAGGTCCAGACTGAGGAATTAATATTAGCTGCTATTGTTGAACCAAAATCTGTACCAAGTGAAATGGGAATTGAAAATACAGAATGTTCTTCCTCAAGCCGAAAGGACTCGGAGCCCACAAATGCCTTCGAATCAAGTTCTTCTGAACCTCAGACTATTCCAGACTCGCAGGCAGAAAGCAAAGGAGAGCTGGAACAGAAGCCAACAGAAGGTGAAGTGCTTGTCTTAGATCCTCCAATATCTGAAAAGTCACATTCACGCTTCATCAGACACCCATTAAAACGTGGGAAAAAGAAACGCCGATCATTAATTGGACCGAGATTGAAACGGGGTGGACTTCCAAAGTTGCCCAAAGAGGAAGAGGTTGAGTTGGATAATAATTGTTCTCCTGTTGCTACATCAACGCCATCAAGACCCAAACTAGTTGGTGTTCTGAAGACGAAATACAGAAAGAAACCAGTTTCTAGCTCATCCCTTCCATTCCATGGGATGAAGCGGTCAAGAACTAAGTCGACCATTTTAAGCAAGAAAGTTGAATTGGGCTTGACCAAGCAGCTCTTTAGTCAAGAAGATACGGATGGGGTTCAGGCAGAGCCACATTTGGTTTCCAGGAATATCAAACAAGGTAAATCAAAGTTTCTCAAGAATATCCGCCACTTTATAATGCCTGTGGTTAGTGCACGTTCCTCACGTGTCATCAAAACCCCGAAGAGGTTCATGGATGATGCTGGCATGTCTGTTTTGCCACGCAGGGCCTCCCCCAAAAAAGGTTACCACTTTAATTTGCACCATCGCTCATATAAAAAGAAAGATGGTCCTGTAGAAGACCACCAATTTCCTGAACACTCGGGGCAGGATGATGACCTTCCAACAGGTAGGCTGTCAGATGTTGATTTGTCAGTATCTCCAGAGCCTGACCAGAACTTGACACCTGCTACTGAAAGCCACTTGTTAGAAAGCCTGTCTGGAAAGCGAAAATCTCTTTTGCGGGAGCCTAGCTTTAAGTGGCGAGTACTTGGCTCCTCTGGCGGAGAAGTGTATACACTGGCGAAGCATAACGAGCAAGTCAGCAAGGGAGAGAAGTCCTCTGATTTTCTTTCATCAGTCAGTGCTAGTTCTGCTTTGAAAAAAGCCAAAAAGCTAAATAAGAAGACTCCTCACTTTGAAATGTACCAGAAATTGAAGAAGCTGAATGCAGGCACACGGAAAAAACGAAGGAAACGTATTAGTGATCTAGTTAAACCTGCTCTAAAGTCCTCTTCCGAGACAGTGAGTAGAACGCAAGATACAATGGCAAAAAGTTCCAAACCTTGTTCTTTGCTCTCCAACTTGGAAAAAGGCAAGTTGAAGATAGAGGACCTTGACTCTCCAGGTGTTGTACGTAAAGTGTCAGTTTGTGTCCGCACACTTACTTCTGAAATGTTGAAATCTCACATTGAACGTGCTGCAAACAAGAGAAACAAATCCGATAGGCCTACAGACCCAGGAGAAGAAAGCAAAACTGAGAGGGATTTAGACTCCACCGGGCCAATGGATGTGCCAAAAG TATCCTCTACAGGAGAATCGATTGACCCAGAAGGTCATAAGCAAGACTCCAAGGAAGAGCTTGATCATAGTGCAGAAAGTGACCGAGTGGTTCTGGAAGAGAAGGGCACCTCCCACAGAATTCGTCTCACCGGTGCAAACAAGAGAATGTTTCATCTTTTAAAGAGAGCAAAGGTCCAGCTCATTAAAATTGACCAGCAGAAACAACTGAAGTCCTCTCAG CTTCTTTCTGGATCTCAGAATATGGGTTCTCGAGATCCAAGTATGGTGGTTGTGAAAAGGAGGAGAAGGAAACTGAAAGAGCGCCTTGAGAGAGGAACTCAGAATGGTATTCCTCAG CAGCGAGTGGGAGGGCCACGGATCAAGCACGTGTGCCGGGATGCCGCCGTCGTGCTGGGCCAGCCTCGTGCCATGGTGCCGGATGACGTTCCGAGACTGAGCGCCCTGCCCCTTCACGAGAGAGAGACCATCCCCTCCTCTCCGGCAGCACAAG GTGTATCACCGTCTGAACCAGAAAGTCCCACTCTACAAGACCAGAAAACTCCTAAGGGGAGGAAGTCATGTGGGGGCCGGTTCAGGGGTGACTTTGGGGGCTTCGGCTTGAGATCTCGCAGATGCGGCAAGTGCAAGGGATGCTTGCATGAGGAGGATTGCGGCAAGTGCATGAACTGCCTGGACAAGCCAAAGTTCGGTGGACCTAACACCAAGCGTCAGTGCTGTGT GTATAAAAGGTGCGATTGGATTGAGGAAAAAAAGGCACTGCGTTTAGGAGGGAAGCTTTACAAGG GCCATGGTAAGCGGAGACGCTCATCGGCCAGTGTGTGCCATTCCAGCAATGAGGAAGGGGATGCTGGGGATGGGGGAAGGGCGTCGCCCACCGGCCTCCCTGATGGCCAAAGCCCATCGCTCCGGAAACAGCCACGTCGCTGTGTCAAGCAGCGCTCTTACTGCGACCTTCTGGATTACGACTCAGACCTAGATCTGATGGGCAGCACCAACTCGGCATCCCCACGGAGAAGGTCTACAGGCCCCCGCAGTCAGG ATTTTGGGTCCATGGATGGGTTGCCAGGTGATACCTCTGAAGATGGCATGAGGGGTCGTCGCTCAGGGCAGCACAGAGGCCCATTAGGGCGCCGCAAAGTCGAAAAG AGTCCCCTGGAGCAGACGCCTCCCAGTGTCCTGGCTGCGCTGGCTAATGGCTTTGCCCAGAGGGAAAAGGAACCTTCCCAGCCGTCTCACAAGATCCGGGTCGACTTCAAG GAGGACTGCAGCCTTCAGAATGTGTGGAAGCTGGGAGGACTCAGCATCCTAACCTCAGTCCCAGTCGTCCCTCCACATGTCTGTCTGCTCTGTGCCAGCAAAGGCCAGCATGAG ATGGTGTACTGTCAGGTTTGCTGTGAACCTTTCCATGCCTTCTGCTTGGAGCCCTGGGAGCGCCCCCTAGAGGAAAACAAGGAGAACTGGTGCTGTCGCCGCTGCAGATTCTGCCATGTTTGTGGCCGCAAGGGAAAGCATTCTAAG CCACTCTTGGAGTGCGAGCGGTGTCAGAATTGTTATCATCCACCCTGCTTGGGACCCAACTACCCGAAGCCTAACAAGAAATCTTGCAAAAAATCATGG GTGTGCATGACATGTATCAGATGTAAAAGCTGTGGTGTGACTCCAGGAAAAAGTTGGGACACAGAATGGAACCATGATAAGGGCCTTTGTCCTGATTGCACCAAACTGTATGACCAAG GCAACTACTGTCCCATCTGTAATAAGTGCTATGAGGATAATGACTATGACAGTCAGATGATGCAGTGTGCATCCTGTAACCACTGGGTCCACGCAAAATGTGAGGAACTGTCTG ATGACTTGTATGAGATCCTGTCTAGCCTCCCAGAGAGTGTGGTTTACTCATGCCAGCCCTGTAGCCACAGCCAGCCCAGTAACTGGAGGGAGCTGCTGCACATGGAGCTGAAGGCTGGTGTGGAGAAAGTGCTGGCCTGCCTACTCACCTCCTCGCTAACCCAACATTTGGTCAGCTGCAGTGAG TGCACAGTGTTGACTGACTCAGAGTGTTGGAGAGAGGAACAGCCAGCTTGTGATCTTCGTGCCATTGGCAGAAAGTTTGACAAAGGGCTCTATACTACATTG AAATTATTCCATGAGGATGTGGCCCTCGTGATCCAGAAAAAGCTGGCAGAAGAGGCAGAAGCGCTTCCAGAAGAGCAGAGGCCTAGTGCTCTAGCCCGTTCCTACTATTTGAAG ctgctGGAAGAAGTTTTCAGCTGGTTTAATGGCCAAGATTCCAAAGTATGGAATCCATGTTCCAAAGAATTTCCGGC TGGAATGCTGTCCAACGCGGTGCTGCCTCCATCCACTGAGCATGTGTATGCCCAGTGGCGAGAGAGGGAGGAGCAAAAGGCTATGGTGCTGTCTTGCACCCAGAATGTGGATGATGGGGATCTTGAGGACAACACTGAAGAGAGGACTCACTTCTCCactccagtgacaagcaaaccAGTCACCAGCTATTTCCGAAATATGCGCAACCACAGATTAAAACTCAAAG GAAAGAAGGGCCGACCCTCCAAGGCAGACTTGGACACCGGCTGGTCTAAGGAGGATGAACGGCAGTGTTCCCTTTGCCAGAAATATGGTGATGCAAAATCCAAT GAGGCTGGCAGGCTGCTGTACCTGGGCCAGAATGAGTGGGCTCATGTCAATTGCTCCATGTGGTCAGCAGAGGTGTTTGAAGAGGACAACGGCTCTTTAATGCATGTACACAGTGCTGTTACTCGTGGTCGCCTCATG CGCTGTGAGCGATGTAACCAGACTGGGGCAACTGTAGGTTGTTGTCTGACCTCTTGCCAAAGCAACTACCACTTCATGTGTGCTCGTACCCGGAACTGTGTCTTTCAGGATGATAAGAAGGTATTCTGCTACAAGCACCGGGATCTTATCACCGGAAAG ATAATTACTGGACAAGGTTTCGAAGTTCATCGAAGGGTATATGTGGATTTTGAAGGGATCAGCCTTCGTAGGAAattcctgactggtttagagCCAGAATTAATCAATATATTGATAG GCTCATTGCAAATTGAAAAGCTCGGTGTATTAACTGAACTTTCAGCATGCCAAGGAAAGCTATTTCCTGTGGGATATCA ATGCTCACGGTGGTTCTGGAGCACGGTGGACCCACGTCGCAGATGCAGATACACATGTCGGATCAAGGAGGTTAGACCTCCCATCCAGGAGAAGCCTATTGAAGAGACACCAGACCAGGGAGAGAACCACACAATTGCCCACAGCCCCTGTTCTCAAACAG AAACTAAATCCATGGATCCCCAAAAGTGTCCAAATCACTCTCCAACAGAAGAACCTTCCTTCCCACCCCCCTTAACAAAAGCAGACCCAGGGGCGAGACCCAAAGTCCCTGGTTATCCTCAAACCAGGAAACCTGCAGGCGGAATGTCTCGACCCCTCCCTTCTCCAG GGGCGACGCTGTCGAAGTCTCACCATATCCTCACCATCAGTGATTTGGATGAGACCTGTCGTCCACGTCGCCATAGCCCCAGCTCAAATGCCACTGGGTCCCGCAGTCGCATCTCGTCCCCACCCTTGGGTACATCCTCAGGAGCAATTGCCCTTCGTGAAGCTGGGTCCATGCACCCCAAAAACTCCCCAACAACCTCTCCAGATTTCTCTGTTGGTGCTACTGAAAATCAACTTCCCTGTCCTTCAACCCGTGTTGGGGGTCGCAGCACTCCCTTAGCGCATGGTACCAGGATGGTAGCGCCCCACTCTACCTCAGGACTTTTCCCTCAAACCCAATGGCAAGACGGTGTCAGCTCTCCTGCTTTGAATATGCCTGGCAGTTTGTCATCTTCACAAAACGTTCAACCCTCCCCAAGACAAAGGTTATCTTGTGATTTAAAAAGGACAGATTCAGCAGAAAGGCCCCATGATTTTACTGTGTCATCAGAGCCACAGAACATAGTTTCTGCCAACGTTTTACCGGGAAAAGGCACTTCTCTAGTTTCAAATCAGAGTTTCTCATACGGTCCATTTGAGGCTGAATCTGATGTGGGTGTAACCACAGACCTGGAATTTGAAGAGACCTTACTTAATGAAGGTGTTGCAATGAACTGTGGAGCCCAGATTGTTGTttgtggggatggagaggagaacCCGGATGAATTTCGAGATGGTGAGGTAGACATAGCTAAAAGGACTTCTCACGGCAGAGCTTCTGCTGAATCCAACTTGCCGTCCAGGGAGGACTGGGGTAACACGTCGTCTGATGACGACATGGAGAATTACTACAATTTCTCCCGTACAGTAGTGACTCACACAGTCCACAAGGAAGTTTCACAAGCTCCAacatcctcttcctcaggtgccATTTCCCAGCTAGATGGTGTGGATGATGGGTCAGAAAGTGATGCTAGCATGGTCACCAGTGATGGTACTCAGAACTTAAAGAGCTCTACCCAAACTCAAATTCAAAATCCCAACCAGTTACTTCATTCACTGCATCAGGAGGACAGGCAAACTAATGGATTATGCAACCTGACTGTGGCCTCCACATACCCTGGTTGTGGTACATCGGCCAAAGCCAGTACCTCTTCTTCCTTAGAAGTACCGTATGGCTACACACGCTGTGGATCCCCCAAAGCTGAAGATTCCAGTAAACAAGAGGGTGCCATTACAGAGCATACCTTGTTGCATTATACAGCAGCTGACTCACTTGCACCCCATAAAGCTTTTATACAAACAAATGAAGTAAGAAAATGTCCCACTATAGACTTGCCCTTTGGTCCTCAACAGTCAATTAGCATTATACCTGCCAAAAATTATGATATGACTGGTGCAGAGCTCTCTAACAGTTTACTGGTTCAAAGAGAGTCCGATTCAGAACTTTCTCTTGTGCAAGAGCGTCGTGACCTTCCTTTACCAGATATTTGCATGACTAATCTGGTAACAGTCCAAGATTCAGTGGACACAGAGTCAAACAAAGATCGGCAAGGAGTTTTCTTGGATCCCAGCAGCGGGCATTTCGTTTCAGCTGAGGACGGCTCTGCGGTTGACTTGAACCCTTTAACTGAAGGCATAGATAAAAAAGGTTCATTGGAAGGCACAGATAATGGCAGCCTCAGTACAATGGTGCGTCCTCTTCAGTGCACGCCTGTTCTTCAAAGAGTTGTTCCTGATAGCTCTCAGGCTTCACCAGGTCCATTACGACACCCAATCTCAGTGCAGCTCCCGATGCCGCCTTTCAGACCTGCGCCCCTTGCCCACATCCGTGCCACAGTTGAGCCTCTGCATTCTACCAGGGTGACAGTTCTGCCGTCTGTGGAGAATTTTCGGACTTCTTTATCACCCACCGAACCCTGTCGTCCGGTTCCTGTTACAGTGACTTATGTTTCCTCTGGTTTTCCTACACAGAATGAAACCGTTGTATCTTTGACACCAAGCTCCGGTCTCCCTCTTGGGTCCTATAATTCATTGCCTGTCCCCATATATCCGGCACATACTTTACCAACAGGCGGTACAGCCGTTTCTTCTCACACCATCACTAAAACTGAAGGTCTGTCTTTTCAGTTGAGGGATGCCCCCCAGTGCCAGCCAGTACGTCCCACATCTCATCCTGCCCCTATCTCTACACCCACCCCCATTTTAATAAATGGTTGTAGTTCCACACCTTTTCAGAAGGATGCCTTTGCTGGGCGCACTATCTCGATAAACTTTTCCACCCCCAGACCAGCACTGGAGCCCCAGCAACAAATACTACATCAGTCTTTACCGGGTCATGCAATACTCACAGTTCGTGAGGTGGGTGGCCCCAATGTTGACTCTACCCCACATGTCTTACTTGTCAATCGCCTTGGTCAAATTTTTGTCAAAAATCCGGAAAACAACACTTTTCAGCTTCCTAATCCCAGCTCCCCTTCCTATGCTTGTGTGAATCAAATCGCTAGCCTCCTTCAGAGCAATGCCCTGTCTGCCACTCTGGCAGCTGCAGGAAACATGTCAGGCGTTGCAGGACCGACAGTCCAAACTCAAGCCCCCAAGATGGTGACCCCTGTGACATCACTGTCAGTGATGCACCCAGGAGCCTCTGTCCACCCTGTAGCCCACAGTGGTAATGGGATGGTCGCAGCTCCTGAGGCCTTTCTGGGAAGGAAATCAAAAGTAACAATGGATAATACCGCCCCTGGGATGAAAAAGTCCAAGAGCAGGAAAGCTACTCCTAACCCCAAGAGAAATAAGTTAAATATGGCCACTGTCCTCAGCCCTGAGCTGTCGACTGTTCAAGAAAAACCCTCACTAAATGCCCAAGCCATAATTAACAAAGCCATGGCTAGCTGCTACAGTCCTACTGGAGCCAGCATTCTAAGCCCTTCTCATTTACGCACCTTGAACAGAGTACCAGCGCCAAACTCTGTGGTGCTGCCCCCTGACCTCCTTATTGAACCCGAACCTGCAGCCACACCCATCAGCACGAACTCTCGCCCCCGTTCTCAAGTCCGCATTAAAAGGGTATCATCCCTATCAGACCGTATCATAGCCAAGAAGTCAAAGGTTGACGTCATGGAGTTGGAACCTTCTACTACGCTGGAAGAACAACGCAAGACTAGCAgttctgtggcaag GTCCGGAGGTGTCCGCATAAAAACTCCCACTGTGAAGGGTGTTTTGGACCTAGATGATTTAAAGGATGAACGCCAAGGCAGCTTTGAGAACCCAAG GCCAGGACCATGGGATCGCTTATCTTCAGCATCTAAGGGCGGGGATGTCAGCTCCAGCAAGCCGCTTATGTGGGACAGCGCTGGGCGCTATGCCCTAACTGACTGGAATAAGCACTCAG GTGTAATGTCAAGCTCAGATGATGAGATGCCACCGCCTGAGTTGGATGAGTGCCCTGTGAACAAAGATCAGCCTCATCTGCGCTTTGAGATCACTAGCGAGGACGGCTTCAGCGTAGAAGCAGACAGTATAGAGG TGGCTTGGAAAGCTGTGATCGATGGAGTGCAGGAGGCCCGAGCTGGAGCGCGTCTCAGGCAGCTGTCCTTCGTCGGCATGGGTGGGGCACGCATGTTGGGTGTCCTCCATGACGCAGCGGTCTTCCTTGTGGAGCAGCTCCAGGGGGCCAAGCGCTGTCAGCGCCATACCTTTCGCTTCCACAAGCAGGACACCCAAGAGGAAGAGCTTCCTGTCAATCCCACTGGCTGTTCCCGCTCTGAGGTTTATCTTAG GAAGTCCACCTTCGACATGTTTAACTTCCTGGCTTCCCAGCACAGACAGTTGCCTGACAATGGCCCTTATGACGATGATGAGGAGGAAGTTCCA